In Zalophus californianus isolate mZalCal1 chromosome 4, mZalCal1.pri.v2, whole genome shotgun sequence, the following proteins share a genomic window:
- the LOC113939252 gene encoding coiled-coil-helix-coiled-coil-helix domain-containing protein 2-like produces the protein MPRGSRSRTSRTASPASRAPQMRAAPRPAPAAQPLAAAPPAAVGSPAAAPRQPGLMAQMATTAAGVAVGSAVGHTIGHAITGGFGGGGNAEPSRPDITYQEPQGTQPAYQEQQQFGPCHHEMKQFLECAQNQGDLKLCEGFSEVLKQCRFANGLA, from the coding sequence ATGCCGCGTGGAAGCCGGAGCCGCACCTCCCGCACGGCCTCGCCGGCCAGCCGGGCACCTCAGATGAGAGCAGCGCCTAGACCAGCGCCAGCAGCTCAGCCTCTGGCAGCGGCTCCACCAGCGGCTGTCGGCTCACCTGCTGCTGCGCCCCGGCAGCCAGGGCTCATGGCCCAGATGGCAACCACTGCAGCTGGCGTGGCTGTGGGCTCTGCTGTCGGGCACACGATAGGTCATGCCATCACTGGGGGCTTCGGTGGAGGAGGCAATGCTGAGCCTTCAAGGCCTGACATCACTTACCAGGAGCCTCAGGGAACCCAGCCAGCATACCAGGAGCAGCAGCAGTTTGGCCCATGCCACCATGAGATGAAACAGTTTCTGGAGTGTGCCCAGAACCAGGGTGACCTGAAGCTTTGTGAAGGTTTCAGCGAGGTGCTGAAACAGTGCAGATTTGCAAATGGATTAGCCTAA
- the SELENBP1 gene encoding methanethiol oxidase isoform X2 produces the protein MKGPREEIVYLPCIYRNTGTEAPDYLATVDVDPKSPYYCQVIHRLPMPNLKDELHHSGWNTCSSCFGDSTKSRNKLMLPCIMSSRIYVVDVGSDPRAPKLHKVIEAEDIHAKCGLGYLHTSHCLASGEVMISSLGDPKGNGKGGFVLLDGETFEVKGTWEQPGGAAPMGYDFWYQPRHNVMISTEWAAPNVFGDGFNPADVEAGLYGSHIHVWDWQRHKIVQTLPLQDGLIPLEVRFLHNPDAAQGFVGCALSSTIQRFYKNQGGTWSVEKVIQVPPKKVKGWLLPEMPGLITDILLSLDDRFLYFSNWLHGDLRQYDISDPQRPRLTGQLFLGGSIVKGGPVQVLKDQELKSQPEPLVVKGKRVPGGPQMIQLSLDGKRLYVTTSLYSAWDKQFYPDLIREGSVMLQIDVDTIKGGLKLNPNFLVDFGKEPLGPALAHELRYPGGDCSSDIWL, from the exons ATGAAAG GACCCCGGGAGGAGATTGTCTACCTGCCCTGTATTTACCGAAACACTGGCACTGAGGCCCCGGATTATCTGGCCACTGTGGACGTTGACCCCAAGTCTCCCTACTATTGCCAG GTCATCCACCGGCTGCCCATGCCCAACCTGAAGGATGAGCTGCATCACTCGGGATGGAACACCTGCAGCAGCTGCTTCGGGGACAGCACCAAGTCACGCAACAAGCTGATGCTGCCCTGTATCATGTCTTCCCGTATCTACGTGGTGGATGTGGGCTCCGATCCCCGGGCCCCGAAGCTACACAAG GTCATTGAGGCTGAGGACATCCATGCCAAGTGTGGCCTGGGCTACCTGCACACCAGCCACTGCCTGGCTAGTGGGGAGGTGATGATCAGCTCCCTGGGAGACCCCAAGGGCAATGGCAAAG GGGGTTTCGTGCTGCTGGATGGAGAGACGTTCGAGGTGAAGGGGACGTGGGAACAGCCTGGGGGAGCCGCACCTATGGGCTATGACTTCTGGTACCAGCCTCGACACAATGTCATGATCAGCACTGAATGGGCAGCTCCCAATGTCTTTGGAGATGGCTTCAACCCTGCTGATGTAGAGGCAG GGCTATATGGAAGCCACATACACGTGTGGGACTGGCAGCGCCACAAGATCGTGCAGACCCTGCCTCTACAGGATGGGCTCATCCCCCTGGAGGTCCGCTTCCTGCACAACCCCGACGCGGCCCAGGGCTTCGTGGGCTGTGCCCTCAGCTCCACCATCCAGCGCTTCTACAAGAATCAG ggagGTACGTGGTCAGTGGAGAAGGtgatccaggtgccccccaagaaGGTGAAGGGCTGGCTGCTGCCTGAAATGCCAG gcctgATCACGGACATCCTGCTGTCTCTGGATGACCGCTTCCTCTACTTCAGCAACTGGCTGCACGGGGACCTGCGGCAGTATGACATCTCTGACCCGCAAAGGCCCCGCCTCACGGGACAG CTCTTCCTTGGGGGCAGCATTGTTAAGGGAGGGCCCGTGCAAGTGTTGAAGGACCAAGAGCTAAAATCCCAGCCAGAGCCCCTGGTGGTCAAG GGGAAACGGGTACCTGGAGGCCCTCAGATGATCCAGCTTAGCCTAGACGGGAAGCGTCTATACGTCACCACATCGCTGTACAGTGCCTGGGACAAGCAGTTTTACCCTGATCTCATCAG GGAAGGCTCCGTCATGCTGCAGATTGATGTAGACACAATAAAGGGAGGCCTGAAGTTGAACCCCAACTTCCTCGTGGACTTTGGGAAGGAGCCCCTaggcccagccctggcccatGAACTCCGCTACCCTGGGGGTGACTGCAGTTCTGACATTTGGCTCTGA
- the SELENBP1 gene encoding methanethiol oxidase isoform X3, translating to MATKCGKCGPGYPTPLEAMKGPREEIVYLPCIYRNTGTEAPDYLATVDVDPKSPYYCQVIHRLPMPNLKDELHHSGWNTCSSCFGDSTKSRNKLMLPCIMSSRIYVVDVGSDPRAPKLHKVIEAEDIHAKCGLGYLHTSHCLASGEVMISSLGDPKGNGKGGFVLLDGETFEVKGTWEQPGGAAPMGYDFWYQPRHNVMISTEWAAPNVFGDGFNPADVEAGLYGSHIHVWDWQRHKIVQTLPLQDGLIPLEVRFLHNPDAAQGFVGCALSSTIQRFYKNQGGTWSVEKVIQVPPKKVKGWLLPEMPGLITDILLSLDDRFLYFSNWLHGDLRQYDISDPQRPRLTGQGKRVPGGPQMIQLSLDGKRLYVTTSLYSAWDKQFYPDLIREGSVMLQIDVDTIKGGLKLNPNFLVDFGKEPLGPALAHELRYPGGDCSSDIWL from the exons ATGG CTACAAAATGCGGGAAGTGTGGACCCGGCTACCCTACCCCTCTGGAAGCCATGAAAG GACCCCGGGAGGAGATTGTCTACCTGCCCTGTATTTACCGAAACACTGGCACTGAGGCCCCGGATTATCTGGCCACTGTGGACGTTGACCCCAAGTCTCCCTACTATTGCCAG GTCATCCACCGGCTGCCCATGCCCAACCTGAAGGATGAGCTGCATCACTCGGGATGGAACACCTGCAGCAGCTGCTTCGGGGACAGCACCAAGTCACGCAACAAGCTGATGCTGCCCTGTATCATGTCTTCCCGTATCTACGTGGTGGATGTGGGCTCCGATCCCCGGGCCCCGAAGCTACACAAG GTCATTGAGGCTGAGGACATCCATGCCAAGTGTGGCCTGGGCTACCTGCACACCAGCCACTGCCTGGCTAGTGGGGAGGTGATGATCAGCTCCCTGGGAGACCCCAAGGGCAATGGCAAAG GGGGTTTCGTGCTGCTGGATGGAGAGACGTTCGAGGTGAAGGGGACGTGGGAACAGCCTGGGGGAGCCGCACCTATGGGCTATGACTTCTGGTACCAGCCTCGACACAATGTCATGATCAGCACTGAATGGGCAGCTCCCAATGTCTTTGGAGATGGCTTCAACCCTGCTGATGTAGAGGCAG GGCTATATGGAAGCCACATACACGTGTGGGACTGGCAGCGCCACAAGATCGTGCAGACCCTGCCTCTACAGGATGGGCTCATCCCCCTGGAGGTCCGCTTCCTGCACAACCCCGACGCGGCCCAGGGCTTCGTGGGCTGTGCCCTCAGCTCCACCATCCAGCGCTTCTACAAGAATCAG ggagGTACGTGGTCAGTGGAGAAGGtgatccaggtgccccccaagaaGGTGAAGGGCTGGCTGCTGCCTGAAATGCCAG gcctgATCACGGACATCCTGCTGTCTCTGGATGACCGCTTCCTCTACTTCAGCAACTGGCTGCACGGGGACCTGCGGCAGTATGACATCTCTGACCCGCAAAGGCCCCGCCTCACGGGACAG GGGAAACGGGTACCTGGAGGCCCTCAGATGATCCAGCTTAGCCTAGACGGGAAGCGTCTATACGTCACCACATCGCTGTACAGTGCCTGGGACAAGCAGTTTTACCCTGATCTCATCAG GGAAGGCTCCGTCATGCTGCAGATTGATGTAGACACAATAAAGGGAGGCCTGAAGTTGAACCCCAACTTCCTCGTGGACTTTGGGAAGGAGCCCCTaggcccagccctggcccatGAACTCCGCTACCCTGGGGGTGACTGCAGTTCTGACATTTGGCTCTGA
- the SELENBP1 gene encoding methanethiol oxidase isoform X1: MATKCGKCGPGYPTPLEAMKGPREEIVYLPCIYRNTGTEAPDYLATVDVDPKSPYYCQVIHRLPMPNLKDELHHSGWNTCSSCFGDSTKSRNKLMLPCIMSSRIYVVDVGSDPRAPKLHKVIEAEDIHAKCGLGYLHTSHCLASGEVMISSLGDPKGNGKGGFVLLDGETFEVKGTWEQPGGAAPMGYDFWYQPRHNVMISTEWAAPNVFGDGFNPADVEAGLYGSHIHVWDWQRHKIVQTLPLQDGLIPLEVRFLHNPDAAQGFVGCALSSTIQRFYKNQGGTWSVEKVIQVPPKKVKGWLLPEMPGLITDILLSLDDRFLYFSNWLHGDLRQYDISDPQRPRLTGQLFLGGSIVKGGPVQVLKDQELKSQPEPLVVKGKRVPGGPQMIQLSLDGKRLYVTTSLYSAWDKQFYPDLIREGSVMLQIDVDTIKGGLKLNPNFLVDFGKEPLGPALAHELRYPGGDCSSDIWL; encoded by the exons ATGG CTACAAAATGCGGGAAGTGTGGACCCGGCTACCCTACCCCTCTGGAAGCCATGAAAG GACCCCGGGAGGAGATTGTCTACCTGCCCTGTATTTACCGAAACACTGGCACTGAGGCCCCGGATTATCTGGCCACTGTGGACGTTGACCCCAAGTCTCCCTACTATTGCCAG GTCATCCACCGGCTGCCCATGCCCAACCTGAAGGATGAGCTGCATCACTCGGGATGGAACACCTGCAGCAGCTGCTTCGGGGACAGCACCAAGTCACGCAACAAGCTGATGCTGCCCTGTATCATGTCTTCCCGTATCTACGTGGTGGATGTGGGCTCCGATCCCCGGGCCCCGAAGCTACACAAG GTCATTGAGGCTGAGGACATCCATGCCAAGTGTGGCCTGGGCTACCTGCACACCAGCCACTGCCTGGCTAGTGGGGAGGTGATGATCAGCTCCCTGGGAGACCCCAAGGGCAATGGCAAAG GGGGTTTCGTGCTGCTGGATGGAGAGACGTTCGAGGTGAAGGGGACGTGGGAACAGCCTGGGGGAGCCGCACCTATGGGCTATGACTTCTGGTACCAGCCTCGACACAATGTCATGATCAGCACTGAATGGGCAGCTCCCAATGTCTTTGGAGATGGCTTCAACCCTGCTGATGTAGAGGCAG GGCTATATGGAAGCCACATACACGTGTGGGACTGGCAGCGCCACAAGATCGTGCAGACCCTGCCTCTACAGGATGGGCTCATCCCCCTGGAGGTCCGCTTCCTGCACAACCCCGACGCGGCCCAGGGCTTCGTGGGCTGTGCCCTCAGCTCCACCATCCAGCGCTTCTACAAGAATCAG ggagGTACGTGGTCAGTGGAGAAGGtgatccaggtgccccccaagaaGGTGAAGGGCTGGCTGCTGCCTGAAATGCCAG gcctgATCACGGACATCCTGCTGTCTCTGGATGACCGCTTCCTCTACTTCAGCAACTGGCTGCACGGGGACCTGCGGCAGTATGACATCTCTGACCCGCAAAGGCCCCGCCTCACGGGACAG CTCTTCCTTGGGGGCAGCATTGTTAAGGGAGGGCCCGTGCAAGTGTTGAAGGACCAAGAGCTAAAATCCCAGCCAGAGCCCCTGGTGGTCAAG GGGAAACGGGTACCTGGAGGCCCTCAGATGATCCAGCTTAGCCTAGACGGGAAGCGTCTATACGTCACCACATCGCTGTACAGTGCCTGGGACAAGCAGTTTTACCCTGATCTCATCAG GGAAGGCTCCGTCATGCTGCAGATTGATGTAGACACAATAAAGGGAGGCCTGAAGTTGAACCCCAACTTCCTCGTGGACTTTGGGAAGGAGCCCCTaggcccagccctggcccatGAACTCCGCTACCCTGGGGGTGACTGCAGTTCTGACATTTGGCTCTGA